A genome region from Nocardioides cynanchi includes the following:
- a CDS encoding ABC transporter permease, with the protein MSSFRALSLAILKGFLRDRAAVFFAVVFPLMFLVLFGGIFNNASVSKVDLIEVGDVSLVDHLPPSARAAFDQTFHVTHSNDLAASIAQVRKGDADVALEARGSQLVAHYTNTDRVKAAETQGTLQAFVDGANVAASGKPPTYSLQVVSVEDKSLKVIQFVTPGLLGWAVAMSASFGAAATLNGWRNSKLLRRLQLAPVPTSTVVGARVAVTVAIALGQLAIFLGLGTAAFGLQLTGAWPMAIPLLVVGTLCFMAVGLLAGAVAKSTEGAVNMANFIVLPMAFLSGSFFPLEGAPGWLQALSHVLPLRWLNDGMTDVMVRGEPWTAALVPMAVLAAFALVVSAVAARFFRWETT; encoded by the coding sequence ATGAGCAGCTTCCGCGCTCTTTCGCTGGCGATCCTCAAGGGCTTCCTGCGCGACCGAGCGGCGGTCTTCTTCGCGGTCGTCTTCCCGCTGATGTTCCTGGTTCTCTTCGGCGGCATCTTCAACAACGCCAGCGTGTCGAAGGTCGACCTGATCGAGGTCGGGGACGTCTCCCTGGTCGACCACCTCCCGCCGAGTGCCCGGGCGGCGTTCGACCAGACCTTCCACGTCACCCACAGCAACGACCTGGCCGCGTCGATCGCCCAGGTCCGCAAGGGCGACGCGGACGTCGCCCTGGAGGCCCGCGGCAGCCAGCTCGTCGCCCACTACACCAACACCGACCGGGTGAAGGCCGCCGAGACGCAGGGCACCCTGCAGGCCTTCGTCGACGGCGCCAACGTCGCGGCCAGCGGCAAGCCGCCGACGTACTCCCTCCAGGTCGTCAGCGTCGAGGACAAGTCGCTGAAGGTGATCCAGTTCGTCACGCCCGGGCTCCTGGGCTGGGCAGTGGCGATGAGTGCGTCGTTCGGTGCGGCGGCGACCCTCAACGGCTGGCGGAACAGCAAGCTGCTGCGCCGCCTCCAGCTGGCGCCGGTGCCCACCTCGACGGTGGTCGGCGCGCGGGTGGCGGTCACGGTGGCGATCGCGCTCGGCCAGCTGGCGATCTTCCTCGGCCTCGGCACCGCGGCGTTCGGGCTCCAGCTCACCGGCGCGTGGCCGATGGCGATCCCCCTGCTCGTCGTGGGCACCTTGTGTTTCATGGCGGTCGGCCTGCTCGCCGGCGCGGTGGCGAAGTCCACGGAGGGCGCGGTGAACATGGCCAACTTCATCGTCTTGCCGATGGCCTTCCTGAGCGGCTCGTTCTTCCCGCTGGAGGGTGCGCCGGGCTGGCTCCAGGCGCTCTCCCACGTCCTGCCGTTGCGATGGCTGAACGACGGCATGACCGACGTGATGGTGCGCGGGGAGCCGTGGACCGCGGCGCTGGTGCCGATGGCGGTGCTCGCCGCCTTCGCGCTCGTGGTCAGCGCCGTCGCGGCGCGCTTCTTCCGCTGGGAGACGACCTAG
- a CDS encoding AAA family ATPase, which produces MPRLLHLNGPPGIGKSTLARRYGADHPGTLVCEIDALRTMVSGWEDDLPEVGPRVRTGALAMISAYLREGGDVVVPQLVAVPDQLARFAGAAADAGAG; this is translated from the coding sequence GTGCCGAGACTTCTCCACCTGAACGGGCCACCGGGGATCGGCAAGTCGACGCTGGCTCGCCGCTACGGAGCAGACCATCCGGGCACCTTGGTCTGCGAGATCGACGCCCTGCGGACGATGGTCTCCGGCTGGGAGGACGACCTGCCCGAGGTCGGCCCCCGGGTCCGGACCGGCGCGTTGGCGATGATCTCGGCGTACCTCCGCGAGGGCGGTGACGTGGTGGTCCCCCAGCTGGTCGCCGTACCCGATCAGCTCGCCCGGTTCGCCGGCGCCGCCGCCGATGCGGGCGCGGGGTAA
- a CDS encoding GNAT family N-acetyltransferase → MGERPPLFLGLLADHPELIAEVGVLRWREWGNGSPTPGSWIEVTAREAGSEHLPVTLVAMDLDGYALGAVALGEYDDALDADERAGRGPWLLGMVVRRPERKCGVGRLMVAAIEDLARSRGHERVWVATGAEAVEFYERCGWQVDEHLVLAKDHLPTTILTRRVATA, encoded by the coding sequence ATGGGAGAGCGCCCTCCGCTGTTTCTCGGGCTGCTCGCGGACCATCCGGAACTGATCGCCGAGGTCGGCGTGCTGCGCTGGCGCGAGTGGGGCAACGGCTCGCCGACGCCCGGCAGCTGGATCGAGGTGACGGCGCGGGAGGCAGGCAGCGAGCACCTGCCGGTCACGCTGGTCGCGATGGACCTCGACGGGTACGCGCTCGGCGCGGTCGCGCTGGGGGAGTACGACGACGCGCTCGACGCCGACGAGCGGGCAGGGCGCGGCCCGTGGCTGCTCGGGATGGTGGTACGTCGTCCGGAGCGCAAGTGCGGCGTCGGCCGGCTCATGGTCGCCGCGATCGAGGACCTCGCCCGCAGCCGGGGACACGAGCGGGTCTGGGTCGCCACCGGCGCCGAGGCTGTCGAGTTCTACGAGCGGTGCGGTTGGCAGGTGGACGAGCACCTGGTCTTAGCGAAGGACCACCTGCCGACCACGATCCTGACCCGACGTGTGGCGACCGCCTGA
- a CDS encoding calcium-binding protein, which produces MASLAVISAATFGLQVHSSATTAHTCFGHPATIIGTPGDDKLTGTPGADVIVGLEGNDTIRGLAGNDFLCGDDGADVLKGGRGADHLAGSRGTDRLSGQRGVDTLRGGADGDSLRGGRKGDRISGGAGNDFLKGSRGADRIAGGADDDALRGGKGGDILFGSTGTDTILAGTGKDHVSGGEGDDSLDAQDGVPDDSLLGGAGTDTCLADIGDVINGCP; this is translated from the coding sequence TTGGCTTCACTCGCCGTCATCTCGGCGGCGACCTTCGGCCTGCAGGTCCACAGCTCGGCGACGACCGCGCACACCTGCTTCGGACATCCGGCCACCATCATCGGCACGCCCGGGGACGACAAGCTCACCGGCACACCAGGGGCCGACGTCATCGTCGGGCTCGAGGGCAACGACACCATCCGCGGCCTCGCGGGGAACGACTTCCTCTGTGGCGACGACGGCGCAGACGTCCTCAAGGGCGGACGGGGGGCCGACCACCTGGCCGGCAGCCGAGGCACCGACCGGTTGTCCGGTCAGCGAGGAGTCGACACCCTTCGCGGAGGTGCGGACGGCGACAGCCTGCGCGGGGGTCGCAAGGGCGACCGGATCTCCGGCGGCGCGGGCAACGACTTCCTCAAGGGCAGCCGCGGGGCCGACCGGATCGCCGGCGGAGCCGATGACGACGCGCTGAGGGGCGGCAAGGGCGGCGACATCCTGTTCGGAAGCACCGGCACCGACACGATCCTCGCCGGGACCGGCAAGGATCACGTCAGCGGAGGCGAGGGCGACGACTCGCTCGACGCACAGGACGGCGTGCCCGACGACAGCCTGCTCGGAGGTGCAGGCACGGACACGTGCCTGGCCGACATCGGAGACGTCATCAACGGCTGCCCCTGA
- a CDS encoding sugar transferase — protein sequence MSTQVEVGPPGPAKTARAVVNRLAVASGGLETDHALPIEVAYDDGPTDRQFGLRTSSLEMLIRLAADVVALVVAVVAAGISTTLGVLCAFIMLAAFAAAGLYGRRLRLSALDDVPAILVGSLAGLVAMSLAHGPHFSKAVLAAALAGSLVVLARGCAYLLIRGWRRDGLLRRNTVLVGTRSRSAELVSRIEAHPETGLNVRGVLGARPSGLGAFPICGAVADLPALISSGAVDTVIVGDASSKEERRVIEALRTCSTSAEIFVLPRLSELSASTDEIWGVPFLRLKQRRSRAQLAVKRLADVVIASSALVAASWLLGIAALAVRIEMGPGVIYRQERVGRNGRHFQLLKLRSMRPLPPDASSEWAASADRTGRVGAFIRRYSIDELPQLVNVIRGDMSVVGPRPERPEFVDQFGHEFPSYVFRHRVMVGLTGLAAVEGLRGDTSIEERAYFDNWYIEHWSLWLDVKIMVRTVSALLKGTGG from the coding sequence ATGAGCACACAGGTTGAGGTGGGTCCGCCTGGGCCGGCCAAGACGGCGCGAGCGGTGGTCAACCGGCTGGCTGTGGCCAGTGGCGGGCTCGAGACCGACCATGCCCTGCCCATCGAGGTGGCGTACGACGACGGCCCGACCGACCGGCAGTTCGGCCTCCGGACCTCCTCCCTGGAGATGTTGATCCGGCTCGCCGCCGACGTCGTCGCGCTGGTCGTCGCGGTCGTCGCGGCCGGCATCTCCACCACGCTCGGCGTGCTCTGCGCCTTCATCATGCTGGCCGCCTTCGCTGCGGCCGGGCTGTACGGTCGCCGCCTTCGGCTCTCGGCCCTCGACGACGTACCGGCGATCCTGGTCGGCTCCCTCGCCGGGCTGGTGGCGATGTCGCTGGCGCATGGTCCTCACTTCTCCAAGGCCGTGCTCGCGGCTGCTCTGGCCGGGTCGCTGGTGGTCCTCGCTCGCGGCTGCGCCTATCTCCTCATCCGGGGTTGGCGCCGTGACGGTCTGCTGCGTCGCAACACGGTCCTGGTCGGGACCCGGTCGCGTAGCGCTGAGCTGGTCTCGCGGATCGAGGCACATCCCGAGACCGGGCTCAACGTCCGCGGCGTCCTGGGAGCTCGACCTTCCGGCCTCGGTGCCTTTCCCATCTGCGGTGCCGTTGCCGACCTGCCTGCCCTGATCAGCTCCGGCGCGGTCGACACCGTGATCGTGGGTGACGCCTCCTCCAAGGAGGAGCGGCGCGTCATCGAGGCGCTGCGTACGTGCTCGACCTCCGCCGAGATCTTCGTGCTGCCCCGCCTCTCCGAGCTCTCCGCCTCCACGGACGAGATCTGGGGCGTCCCGTTCCTGAGGCTGAAGCAGCGCCGTTCGCGCGCCCAGCTGGCCGTGAAGCGGCTCGCCGACGTGGTCATCGCCTCCAGCGCCCTCGTCGCGGCGAGCTGGCTCCTGGGCATTGCTGCCTTGGCGGTTCGGATCGAGATGGGTCCCGGAGTGATCTACCGCCAGGAGCGGGTGGGACGCAACGGCCGGCACTTCCAGCTCCTCAAGCTGCGCTCGATGCGCCCGCTGCCGCCCGACGCCTCGTCCGAGTGGGCTGCCAGTGCGGACCGGACCGGTCGCGTGGGCGCCTTCATCCGTCGATACTCCATCGACGAGCTGCCCCAGCTGGTCAACGTGATCCGCGGGGACATGAGCGTGGTCGGCCCCCGGCCGGAGCGCCCGGAGTTCGTGGACCAGTTCGGTCACGAGTTCCCGTCGTACGTGTTCCGGCACCGCGTGATGGTCGGCCTGACCGGCCTGGCGGCGGTCGAAGGTCTGCGCGGGGACACCTCCATCGAGGAGCGGGCCTACTTCGACAACTGGTACATCGAGCACTGGTCCCTCTGGCTCGACGTCAAGATCATGGTGCGCACGGTCAGCGCCCTGCTCAAGGGCACGGGCGGCTAG